From a single Couchioplanes caeruleus genomic region:
- a CDS encoding cobalamin B12-binding domain-containing protein: MTVFTSNPPRSLDDPGLGDHFLSLVGDGDEYGAVDLVTGLLDNGTPAQRIMLDLIAATQSRVGELWAANEWSVAREHAATAISERVLAAVSARTTVRPTRGRITVACVDGEWHALPVRILGEMLRLDGWRVDFLGANVPGPHLVTHLHQTGPDAVALSCMIATRLPRAHTAITACRSVGVPVIAGGRGFGPDGRWAQKLGADAWAAGAEEAVARLAHQWPPVVGDPYETAFLGDDEYTYVVRSRGDLVRTALDTLAATYPPMAAYDQRQHDATVEDLGHIVDFLAASLYVADQQIFTGFVEWTAVVLEARGVPPVALQVGLRLVKDQLRDYPAACATLEAGLRLTTR, from the coding sequence ATGACCGTCTTCACCTCGAACCCACCCCGCTCGCTCGACGACCCCGGCCTCGGCGACCACTTCCTGAGCCTGGTCGGCGACGGCGACGAGTACGGCGCCGTCGACCTGGTCACCGGGCTGCTCGACAACGGGACGCCGGCGCAGCGCATCATGCTCGACCTCATCGCTGCGACGCAGAGCCGGGTCGGCGAGCTGTGGGCGGCCAACGAGTGGTCGGTCGCCCGCGAGCACGCCGCCACGGCGATCAGCGAACGGGTGCTGGCGGCCGTGTCGGCCCGCACGACCGTCCGGCCCACCCGCGGGCGCATCACGGTCGCCTGCGTCGACGGCGAGTGGCACGCGCTGCCGGTGCGGATCCTCGGCGAGATGCTGCGCCTCGACGGCTGGCGGGTCGACTTCCTCGGCGCCAACGTGCCCGGCCCGCACCTGGTCACCCACCTGCACCAGACCGGCCCGGACGCGGTCGCGCTCAGCTGCATGATCGCGACCCGGCTCCCCCGGGCGCACACGGCGATCACCGCGTGCCGGTCGGTGGGCGTACCGGTCATCGCCGGCGGCCGCGGCTTCGGCCCGGACGGCCGCTGGGCGCAGAAGCTCGGCGCCGACGCCTGGGCGGCCGGGGCCGAGGAGGCGGTGGCGCGGCTCGCCCACCAGTGGCCGCCGGTCGTCGGGGACCCGTACGAGACGGCGTTCCTCGGCGACGACGAGTACACGTACGTGGTGCGCAGCCGCGGCGACCTCGTCCGCACGGCCCTCGACACGCTCGCCGCCACCTACCCGCCGATGGCCGCGTACGACCAGCGCCAGCACGACGCGACGGTGGAGGACCTCGGCCATATCGTCGACTTCCTCGCGGCGTCGCTGTACGTGGCCGACCAGCAGATCTTCACCGGCTTCGTGGAATGGACGGCCGTCGTGCTCGAGGCGCGCGGGGTGCCGCCGGTGGCGTTGCAGGTGGGCCTGCGGCTGGTGAAGGACCAGCTGCGCGACTACCCGGCGGCCTGCGCGACGCTCGAGGCCGGCCTCCGCCTGACCACGCGATAA
- the hrpA gene encoding ATP-dependent RNA helicase HrpA: MSVTPISQDLAELRRRMSDLLPRDERRLQRRLEGTRRIRDEAARAAVLAEITDELARAEQRRDSRLASVPAMSYPEDLPVSQRRDDLLAAIRDHQVVIVAGETGSGKTTQLPKICLELGRGLRGQIGHTQPRRIAARTVAERIAEELDTPLGATVGYKVRFTDQVSDDTMIKVMTDGILLAEIQHDRMLRRYDTLIIDEAHERSLNIDFILGYLRQLLPQRPDLKLIITSATIETQRFAEHFAGPQGPAPVIEVSGRTYPVEVRYRPLVTETSEDEGEESREEPIDQIDGIAAAVDELGRESSGDILVFLSGEREIRDTAEALTKQDLRNTEIVPLYGRLSAAEQHKVFERHTGRRVVLATNVAETSLTVPGIKYVIDPGTARISRYSSRLKVQRLPIEPVSQASANQRKGRCGRTSEGICIRLYSQGDFEGRPAFTEPEILRTNLASVILQMTNLGLGDLAAFPFIDPPDRRNVTDGVKLLEELGALDNAPSNHPTTTHRPAKGHRLTPMGRQLAQLPVDPRLARMVIEAGKLDCVAEVMVVTAALSIQDPRERPADRQQQADEKHGRFTDKESDFFTYLNLWRYLRDKQRELSGNQFRRLCRSEFLNYLRVREWQDIYSQLRQVARGLDLTVTEDDERVPDAQQFHTAMLAGLLSHIGLKDTDKREYLGARGAKFAIFPGSALFKKQPRWVMSAELVETSRLWGRVNARIEPDWAEKLAPHLVKRSYSEPHWEKKQGAVMAYEKVTLYGLPIVPRRKVGYGRIDPALSRELFIRHALVEGDWDTHHAFLADNAKLLARIEEIENRARRRDIMVDDETVFALYDARIPADVVSARHFDAWWKKARREDPQLLTFTREQLVNAGRDAIDPAAYPDAWLAGGVRLPLSYQFEPGRAADGVTVQVPLPLLNKLDADDFGWNVPGLRKEIIVALIRALPKQLRTSFVPVPDWADAVLARIPARRGALSDAVGDELRRLTGVVVPRDAWRPDQVPEHLRMNFRVVGEDGAVVGEGRDLDVLRTSLAPKVQETISAAAGDIERRGIRTNDFGTLPRTVKQIRGGYEVAVYPALADEGDSVAIRVFETEAEQREAMRAGTRRLLLLTLPPAARYLQGRLDNRAKLELSRGNPYRSIAELLDDCAGAAVDRLAQDAGGPAWSSEAFTALREEVRAELVDATATVVKQVQAVLATAYEIGQRLGTTRDPALVPALADIRAQLKSLVYPGFVTDTGWKQLHHLPRYLKGIVHRLDRLGGTLARDRQLMAQLHEIEAEYRELRAELPKGGPAEEGLREIRWMLEELRINFFAQSLGTAYPVSDKRIFKAMDQLPA; encoded by the coding sequence ATGTCTGTGACCCCCATCAGCCAGGACCTCGCCGAGCTCCGCCGCAGGATGTCCGACCTGCTTCCCCGCGACGAACGCCGGCTGCAGCGGCGGCTCGAGGGCACCAGAAGGATCCGCGACGAGGCCGCCCGGGCGGCCGTCCTGGCGGAGATCACCGACGAGCTGGCCCGGGCGGAGCAGCGCCGCGACTCGCGCCTGGCGTCCGTGCCGGCGATGTCCTATCCCGAGGACCTGCCGGTCAGCCAGCGCCGCGACGACCTGCTCGCCGCCATCCGCGACCACCAGGTCGTGATCGTGGCGGGCGAGACGGGGTCCGGCAAGACCACGCAGCTGCCGAAGATCTGCCTCGAGCTGGGCCGGGGGCTGCGCGGGCAGATCGGGCACACCCAGCCGCGGCGCATCGCCGCCCGGACGGTGGCCGAGCGCATCGCCGAGGAGCTGGACACCCCGCTGGGCGCGACCGTCGGTTACAAGGTGCGCTTCACCGACCAGGTGTCCGACGACACCATGATCAAGGTGATGACCGACGGCATCCTGCTCGCCGAGATCCAGCACGACCGGATGCTGCGCCGCTACGACACGCTCATCATCGACGAGGCGCACGAGCGCAGCCTCAACATCGACTTCATCCTCGGCTACCTCCGGCAGCTGCTGCCGCAGCGCCCCGACCTCAAGCTGATCATCACGTCGGCCACCATCGAGACGCAGCGCTTCGCCGAGCACTTCGCGGGGCCGCAGGGTCCCGCGCCCGTCATCGAGGTGTCCGGGCGGACCTATCCCGTCGAGGTGCGCTACCGGCCCCTCGTCACGGAGACGAGCGAGGACGAGGGCGAGGAGAGCCGCGAGGAGCCGATCGACCAGATCGACGGCATCGCCGCCGCCGTCGACGAGCTGGGCCGGGAGAGCAGCGGCGACATCCTCGTGTTCCTCAGCGGCGAACGGGAGATCCGCGACACCGCGGAGGCACTGACCAAGCAGGACCTGCGCAACACCGAGATCGTCCCGCTGTACGGCCGGCTCTCCGCCGCCGAGCAGCACAAGGTCTTCGAGCGCCACACCGGCCGCCGCGTCGTGCTCGCCACCAACGTCGCCGAGACGTCGCTGACCGTGCCCGGCATCAAGTACGTCATCGACCCCGGCACCGCCCGCATCTCGCGGTACAGCAGCCGGCTCAAGGTGCAGCGGCTGCCGATCGAGCCGGTGTCGCAGGCCAGCGCCAACCAGCGCAAGGGCCGGTGCGGGCGCACGAGCGAGGGCATCTGCATCCGGCTCTACTCGCAAGGAGACTTCGAGGGCCGCCCCGCCTTCACCGAGCCGGAGATCCTGCGTACCAATCTGGCCTCGGTCATCCTGCAGATGACCAACCTGGGTCTCGGCGACCTGGCGGCGTTCCCCTTCATCGACCCGCCGGACCGGCGCAACGTCACCGACGGCGTCAAGCTCCTCGAGGAGCTCGGCGCACTCGACAACGCCCCGTCCAACCACCCCACCACCACCCACAGACCGGCTAAAGGCCACCGGCTGACCCCGATGGGCCGGCAGCTCGCGCAGCTGCCGGTCGACCCGCGGCTGGCCCGCATGGTCATCGAGGCCGGCAAGCTGGACTGCGTCGCCGAGGTCATGGTGGTCACCGCCGCACTGTCCATCCAGGACCCGAGGGAGCGGCCCGCGGACCGTCAGCAGCAGGCCGACGAGAAGCACGGGCGCTTCACCGACAAGGAATCCGACTTCTTCACGTACCTCAACCTGTGGCGCTATCTGCGCGACAAGCAGCGGGAGTTGTCGGGCAACCAGTTCCGCCGGCTGTGCCGCTCGGAGTTCCTCAACTACCTGCGCGTGCGCGAGTGGCAGGACATCTACTCGCAGTTGCGGCAGGTGGCCCGCGGGCTGGACCTGACGGTCACCGAGGACGACGAGCGGGTCCCAGACGCCCAGCAGTTCCACACCGCGATGCTGGCCGGCCTGCTCAGCCACATCGGCCTCAAGGACACCGACAAGCGGGAGTACCTCGGCGCCCGCGGTGCGAAGTTCGCGATCTTCCCCGGCTCGGCGCTGTTCAAGAAGCAGCCCCGCTGGGTGATGTCCGCCGAGCTGGTGGAGACGTCGCGGCTGTGGGGCCGGGTCAACGCCCGCATCGAGCCGGACTGGGCCGAGAAGCTCGCGCCGCACCTGGTGAAGCGCAGCTACAGCGAGCCGCACTGGGAGAAGAAGCAGGGCGCCGTCATGGCGTACGAGAAGGTCACCCTGTACGGCCTGCCCATCGTGCCCCGGCGCAAGGTCGGCTACGGGCGCATCGACCCGGCGCTGTCGCGGGAGCTGTTCATCCGGCACGCGCTGGTCGAGGGCGACTGGGACACCCACCACGCGTTCCTCGCCGACAACGCCAAGCTGCTGGCCCGCATCGAGGAGATCGAGAACCGGGCGCGCCGGCGCGACATCATGGTCGACGACGAGACCGTGTTCGCGCTGTACGACGCCCGCATCCCCGCCGACGTGGTCTCCGCACGGCACTTCGACGCCTGGTGGAAGAAGGCCCGGCGCGAGGACCCGCAGCTGCTCACCTTCACCCGCGAGCAGCTCGTCAACGCCGGGCGCGACGCGATCGACCCGGCCGCGTACCCGGACGCCTGGCTCGCCGGCGGCGTGCGGCTGCCGCTGAGCTACCAGTTCGAGCCGGGCCGGGCGGCGGACGGCGTCACGGTGCAGGTGCCGTTGCCGCTGCTCAACAAGCTCGACGCGGACGACTTCGGCTGGAACGTGCCGGGCCTGCGCAAGGAGATCATCGTCGCGCTGATCCGGGCGCTGCCGAAGCAGCTGCGCACCAGCTTCGTGCCCGTACCCGACTGGGCCGACGCCGTGCTGGCGCGCATCCCGGCCCGCCGCGGCGCGCTCAGCGACGCGGTCGGCGACGAGCTGCGCCGGCTCACCGGCGTGGTCGTGCCCCGCGACGCGTGGCGCCCCGACCAGGTGCCGGAGCACCTGCGGATGAACTTCCGCGTGGTGGGCGAGGACGGCGCGGTGGTGGGCGAGGGCCGCGACCTCGACGTGCTGCGCACGAGCCTCGCGCCGAAGGTGCAGGAGACCATCTCGGCCGCCGCCGGCGACATCGAGCGGCGGGGCATCCGGACCAACGACTTCGGTACGCTGCCCCGCACCGTCAAGCAGATCCGCGGCGGCTACGAGGTCGCGGTGTACCCGGCGCTCGCCGACGAGGGCGACAGCGTGGCGATCCGGGTCTTCGAGACCGAGGCGGAGCAGCGGGAGGCGATGCGCGCCGGCACCCGCCGCCTGTTGCTGCTCACGCTGCCCCCGGCGGCCCGCTATCTGCAGGGGCGGCTGGACAACCGGGCGAAGCTGGAGCTGTCGCGGGGCAACCCGTACCGCTCGATCGCGGAGCTGCTCGACGACTGCGCGGGCGCGGCCGTGGACCGGCTCGCGCAGGACGCCGGCGGCCCGGCCTGGTCGTCGGAGGCCTTCACGGCCCTGCGCGAGGAGGTACGCGCCGAGCTGGTGGACGCCACGGCCACCGTGGTGAAGCAGGTGCAGGCGGTGCTGGCCACCGCGTACGAGATCGGCCAGCGCCTGGGCACCACCCGCGACCCGGCGCTCGTGCCGGCGCTCGCGGACATCCGGGCGCAGCTCAAGAGCCTCGTGTACCCGGGCTTCGTCACGGACACCGGCTGGAAGCAGCTGCACCACCTGCCGCGCTACCTCAAGGGCATCGTGCACCGCCTCGACCGCCTCGGCGGCACCCTGGCGCGTGATCGTCAGCTGATGGCACAGCTGCACGAGATCGAGGCCGAGTACCGCGAGCTGCGGGCCGAGCTGCCGAAGGGCGGACCGGCCGAGGAGGGGCTGCGCGAGATCCGGTGGATGCTCGAGGAGCTGCGGATCAACTTCTTCGCGCAGTCGCTCGGGACGGCGTACCCGGTGTCGGACAAGCGCATCTTCAAGGCGATGGACCAGCTGCCCGCCTGA
- a CDS encoding DUF6401 family natural product biosynthesis protein → MTNEFLAFAPISAAPAVDPARALLDEMMARVGVDGLAAALADAGLLAQVDQHAAAVRDALHQAGREIDADGLAAYAKSIAAAAERMGRPVPQPGFAYVSGSAWLAAEWHLMRLVAVCMIAESAGLL, encoded by the coding sequence ATGACGAACGAATTCCTCGCCTTCGCCCCGATTTCCGCCGCTCCCGCCGTCGACCCGGCCCGCGCGCTGCTGGACGAGATGATGGCGCGGGTGGGCGTCGACGGCCTCGCCGCCGCGCTGGCGGACGCCGGCCTGCTCGCCCAGGTCGACCAGCACGCCGCCGCCGTCCGCGACGCCCTGCACCAGGCCGGCCGGGAGATCGACGCGGACGGGCTCGCCGCGTACGCCAAGTCGATCGCCGCCGCCGCCGAGCGGATGGGCCGGCCGGTGCCGCAGCCGGGATTCGCGTACGTGTCGGGTTCCGCCTGGCTCGCCGCCGAGTGGCACCTGATGCGACTTGTGGCCGTCTGCATGATTGCGGAGTCGGCCGGACTGCTCTGA
- a CDS encoding LamG-like jellyroll fold domain-containing protein has protein sequence MHHHSRLTALILSLPALAAAAALPAPASAAPARTAGPLAAPAAPVNSAPVTVARYTFDTGTVGGGRIADRSGRGSALTVRRADGGSIHFNGTTSDKYAAFTAPCAASAATCPRVLLEGTDDADLDPGTRLFRWGATVRLTKAQVTDSSNVMQKGVADTDSQWKMQIGANQGKAQCVVVGTGSDTAVAHIVRSSSGIADNKWHDIMCQRSGANLTVYVDGTARGHVTIPATLSISNSLPLRIGGPNFHTRSDMFHGLLDDVWARVG, from the coding sequence ATGCACCACCACTCGAGACTCACCGCACTGATCCTGTCCCTGCCCGCCCTCGCCGCCGCCGCAGCCCTGCCCGCGCCGGCGTCCGCGGCCCCCGCCCGCACCGCCGGCCCGCTCGCCGCACCGGCGGCCCCGGTCAACTCCGCGCCCGTCACGGTCGCGCGGTACACGTTCGACACCGGCACCGTCGGCGGCGGCAGGATCGCCGACCGCTCCGGGCGCGGCTCGGCCCTCACCGTCCGCCGGGCGGACGGCGGCAGCATCCACTTCAACGGCACCACCTCCGACAAGTACGCCGCGTTCACCGCGCCCTGCGCCGCCTCGGCCGCCACCTGCCCCCGCGTCCTGCTGGAGGGCACCGACGACGCCGACCTCGACCCGGGCACCCGCCTCTTCCGCTGGGGCGCGACCGTACGCCTCACCAAGGCGCAGGTCACCGACTCGTCCAACGTCATGCAGAAGGGCGTGGCGGACACCGACAGCCAGTGGAAGATGCAGATCGGCGCCAACCAGGGCAAGGCCCAGTGCGTCGTGGTCGGCACCGGCTCGGACACGGCGGTGGCCCACATCGTCCGCTCGTCGAGCGGTATCGCCGACAACAAATGGCACGACATCATGTGCCAGCGTTCGGGCGCGAACCTGACGGTCTACGTCGACGGCACGGCCCGCGGCCACGTCACGATCCCGGCCACGCTGTCGATCTCGAACAGCCTCCCGCTGCGCATCGGCGGCCCCAACTTCCACACCCGCAGCGACATGTTCCACGGCCTGCTCGACGACGTCTGGGCCCGGGTGGGCTGA